One window from the genome of Acuticoccus sp. I52.16.1 encodes:
- a CDS encoding TIGR02594 family protein: MQDRVPWLDYLSNHVGLKEVPGAQHNPLIVEWGKQSGIDWWNNDEDAWCAVAVNGALVNSGYPSTRSALARSFTRYGTRLSSPVRGAIVVFPRGSNPLYGHVGIVESVRADGTIVIINGNSGNAVRRSVFRTSSILPDGIRWPPGAVAPSESGPVAVDVPLGARVLQFGSRGEDVEALQRDMNVLNYQLTVDGVFGGRTRDAVMRFEQRRGLKGDGIADPAMLAALTAAVDARTKQDDRRKTAEKAAAPIAGAGAAVTVGAAATSTVDMASDVSAVDGGTMIGMAAIAVAVALVAAILLWRYSIRRAEGPILDEAV, from the coding sequence ATGCAGGATCGTGTTCCGTGGCTCGATTATCTCAGCAACCATGTTGGACTGAAGGAGGTTCCGGGGGCGCAGCACAACCCGCTGATCGTCGAGTGGGGCAAGCAGTCGGGGATCGACTGGTGGAACAACGACGAGGACGCCTGGTGTGCGGTCGCGGTGAACGGGGCACTGGTGAACTCGGGCTATCCGTCGACGCGTTCGGCGCTGGCGCGGTCGTTCACGCGCTATGGCACGCGCCTGTCGTCGCCTGTGCGCGGGGCGATCGTGGTGTTTCCGCGGGGATCCAATCCGCTCTACGGGCACGTCGGCATCGTGGAGAGCGTGCGGGCGGACGGGACGATCGTCATCATCAACGGCAATTCGGGCAATGCGGTGCGGCGCTCCGTGTTTCGCACCTCCTCGATCCTGCCGGACGGGATCCGCTGGCCTCCGGGCGCGGTGGCGCCGTCGGAGAGCGGGCCGGTTGCGGTGGATGTTCCGCTCGGCGCGCGCGTGCTGCAGTTCGGCAGCCGCGGCGAGGACGTCGAGGCGCTCCAGCGCGACATGAACGTGTTGAACTATCAGCTCACCGTGGACGGGGTCTTCGGTGGGCGCACGCGCGATGCGGTCATGCGCTTCGAGCAGCGGCGCGGGCTCAAGGGCGACGGAATCGCCGATCCGGCGATGTTGGCGGCACTGACGGCAGCCGTCGATGCGCGAACCAAGCAGGATGATCGTCGCAAGACGGCGGAGAAGGCGGCTGCGCCGATCGCCGGCGCTGGCGCCGCCGTCACGGTCGGCGCCGCGGCAACGTCGACGGTCGACATGGCCAGCGATGTGAGCGCGGTGGACGGCGGGACCATGATCGGCATGGCGGCCATCGCCGTCGCGGTCGCGTTGGTCGCGGCGATCCTCCTGTGGCGCTACTCCATCCGCCGGGCCGAAGGGCCCATTCTCGACGAGGCGGTCTGA